One Burkholderia sp. 9120 genomic window, GAAAAAAGTCTTCAACGCGTTGATGGTGCCCGGCTGTGTCACGCACGCAGTGCACTTTTTCGTCGCGCCGTATGCACCGGATGACAAGATCGCCAGCGGCGGCGGCGTAGTCGAGGAAGGAGAAGACATCGAAGTGGTCGAACTGACCGTCGACGACGCATTGAAGAGGGTGGCGCGTGGCGAAATTACCGACGGCAAGACCATCATTCTCCTGCAGTACGCAGCACTGCAATTGTTTGGAAAGGATGCCGATATATCGGCGTAGCTGTGCGAATCGATGTGATTCGCCGCGAGCAATTTCTGCAGGGCAGCCATGGCATGCCGTCCGGTCGAATGGTGTTGCAGGAACGCCCGGTTGACGGCATATTGGGCAGACATTTCGTGACCTTCGACGAGGCCCGTACGGCACGAGCGTGCGTTCAGCGCTGCGCGAAGTTTGCACCGCGGATCTCAGCAAAACGCGGCGCGGTGCGTGCCGGTCAAGCAACGGGGAATGTTACCAGGCAAGATGAATTGTTACCAAAGAAAAGGGCCGGTACGCAATCGCAGTTAGTAACCGCGATACAATTATCTGCACTATGCCATTAACAACGGCTCCTAACGATTCCACAATATGCATCAAACACCTGCCGTAGCGCGCCGCACGTCCTCCGACCTGGTACGCCAGGTTTCCAGATCGTTCAAGCTGATCATTGTGCTCGGCATACTCGGCGCCTTGGCTGGCGCTGTGCTCTCGCACTTCATGCAACCCAAGTGGATTGCAAGAATGACGATCCAGATCGGGCAAATTTCGTCGCCGCAGGGTGGCGGCGTGGTCAGCCGTCCGATCGAAAATCAATTGACCGCCGCCGATCGCTACAACCTGCCCGCGCTGCGCCTGCATGTGCTCGGCGATCTCGGTTTGCCCGTGCCCGACAGCGGCTCCCGGCAATCCAAAGTGATTTTCGACACGCTCGTGGCCACACCCGCACGAAGCCCTGATCTGATCATGCTGCAAGTCTCGGCGTATTCGCGAAACGATGCCACCGCAGCATTGCTGGCGTCTTTCAAGACGTTCTCGGCGCCTCATCAAAAGATGTTCGATCCCGCGATCGATGACCTGAAAAGCCAGCTTGCCACCTCGACCGCCAAGCTTGCCCAGGCCGAGCAGGAATACAGGCAGACTTATCAGTCGCTTCAGTCGACCACGGCGCAGGGCAATGCGAGCGCCAGTGACCCGCGCAATGTGCTGGTGACCAATATGGCCACTACGCTCAATCAGCAGGTCCTCGATTTAAGGCAACAGACCATTGCGCTCCAGCAGGCCGTCAGCCCGCTGCTAACCTACCCGACGCGCATTGTCGAGGCGCCCTATACGCCGCTTCGCTCAAGCACACCGAGCATGCTGCTTCTGATCGCTATCGGTATCGTGCTTGGATTACTGGTTGGCGTCGCGTGGGCAGTGAGCCCGAAATTGCGTTGAGTCAGTCGGGATTGCGTTGAAGTATCCGGCCCCATCGGGCCGGTTTTTTTGCCCGCTTGTTTTTTGTTGGCGTACCGTCGTGCGGCAATTAAACCGGCGCGTCGGCCGCTTGTGACACGTAACCTTGCACCTGTTGCTGAAGAATCTCGCTGATACACGACCGGTCATTCTGTTCCGCCGCGACACGCATCCGGGTCAGCACAACGGCGAGTTCGGACCAGCCCACGAAGTCCTCGCGCGCCTTCATGATGCGCTCATGTGCGGTGGGCTCGGGGTTGTCGCCGATCAGCAGTTCCTCGTAAAGCTTCTCGCCCGGGCGCAAGCCGGTGACATTAATTTCGATGTCGCCGCCCGGGTTGCGTTCGTCCCGAATCGACAGACCGGACAACTGGATCATGCGCTTAGCCAGATCCATGATCTTGACCGACTCGCCCATGTCGAGCACAAAGACCTCGCCGCCGTGCGCCATCGCGCCGGCCTGCAACACCAGTTGAGCCGCCTCGGGAATCGTCATGAAATAGCGGGTGACGTCCTGATGCGTGACTGTCAGCGGCCCGCCTTCCAGCAGTTGCCGGCGGAATAGCGGCACGACGCTGCCGCTACTGCCGAGCACGTTACCGAAGCGGACCATCGCGAACAGCGTGCGGTTTTCCACCAGTTCGCCAGGTTCACCGTCGAGTAACTCGAACGACACGCTTCGGCTCGCAGACAGCGCCTGCAATACCAGCTCGGCCATGCGCTTGGTCGCACCCATGATGTTGGTCGGACGCACCGCCTTGTCTGTCGAGACAAGCACAAAATACTCGACGCCGCATTCCATCGCGGCGCGTGCCATGTTCAATGTGCCGAACACGTTATTCAGGATACCTTCCGACGGATTGCACTCGACGAGCGGCACATGTTTGTAGGCGGCGGCATGATAAACCGTGGCCGGCCGATGCTCACGGCAGATCTCGCGCAGGCGTCTCAGGTTGGACACGCTCGCCAGCAAGGGGACGATCTCGACCTGCAACGCGTGTTCGGCGCACAGCCGCAGCAGTTCGCTGTGGATCGTGTAGAGCCCGAACTCGTTATGTTCGACCAGCACCAGACGGCGCGGATTCTCCTGAATGATCTGGCGGCAAAGCTCACCGCCGATGCTCCCGCCCGCGCCCGTCACCAGCACCGTCTTGCCCAACAGGTTACGCGCCAGCAGCGCGGCGTCCGGTGGCACCGGCGCGCGGCCGAGCAGATCCTCGACGTCCAGTTCCTGGAAGTCGCCGACCGTCACGCGGCCCGACGCGAGGTCGGCCATGCCTGGCAGCGTACGCACGTGAACGGGCACCTCGCGCAACTTGTCGATGATCGCATTACGGCGCGCCCGGCCCAGCGACGGCACGGCCAGCAGAATGTCGGTCACGCCCATGCGCTCGACCGCCTCGGGCACATCGCTCAAGCCCATGATGTCGACCCCGTTGATGCTGCGGCCAACCTTTGCGGCATCTTCGTCGATAAACCCGAGCAGCACGAACTGCCGCGCGATACCCAGCGCGGACGCCGTTTGCACGCCGGCCGCGCCAGCGCCGTAAATCAGCAGGCGGCCTTCTTCATGGCGGCCCCTGAAAGGCGAACCTGCCAGCCAGAAGCGCGCCATCGCTCTGCTTGCGCCAACCAGCAGCAGGAACAGCATCGGCTGGATGATCCCCAGCGTGCGCGGCACACCGTCGAGCTTCAGCACCACCAGCACACAGAAGAACAGCACGCCGTAGAGTCCCACGGCTTTGGCCGTACTCGCCAGCGCGGCCATCCCCGTATAGCGGAAGATCGCGCGATACAGACCCAGTCGCACGAACAGCGGAAAAGCTAGCAGCGGCGCGAGCAGGTACACGTAGCCCTGCTGCAGTTGCGGCAAGCCGACCTGATTGATGCGCAGGTAGAACGAGATCCACACCGAGACAAGCGCAAGCACCAGGTCCAACACCACGACGACCGTGACCTTGAACGAGCGCGGCAACGCTAGCAACGGCGTGCGGGCGGTTTTGATAAATGACATTATTAAACTGCTCAACTCGCTTGAAGGGCCGTGCCCGGGGCCAGCACGGCACCGTCTTGCACCTTGACGCCGTAACCCAGGGCCGAGCCGGCTTGCATCCACGCCGCCCGCCCCAGAATCGATCCGCCGGCCATGGCGGCATGCACGCCCAGGTGACCGAAGTCCTCGACCTTGCAGTGGTGATCGACCGCAGCGCCGCAATTGACGATAACGCCACGGCCCAACTGCGCCTCCGTGCCGATGATCGCGCCGGCCATTATTGCGCTGCCGGGTCCGATCACGGCCCGAAGCGACACTACCGCCGCGGGGTGGGCAATTACCGGCAGCTCGAACCCCAGCTCAGCCAGCCGGTCCAGCAATTTTTCACGCAGGCTGTTGTTGCCTATCGCGACGATCGCGGCATCCGCATGCGCGCGGTAGTTCTCCAGCGTGGCCGTCTTGCCGAACACCGGCCAATCCCAGACGCGCGCCAGATCCGGCGCCGCGTCGTCGGCAAATCCCGCCAGCCGGAAGACGCCGCCGAGTAGCACGGCCTCCGCCAGGGAGCGGCCGTGGCCGCCCGCGCCGACAATCAATAGATTCTTCATTTCCGCGATCCTCAGTGCGTAATTCCGTCTCGTCGAATCACCTTCGCGAAGGTCATCCACAAGATGCGGATATCGAACCACAAGGAACGACGCTCCATGTATTCCTTATCCAGCCGCACCTTCTGCGGAATCGGCAACTCATCGCGTCCGTTCACCTGCGCCCAGCCGGTCAATCCCGGCGCGAGCGTGTGAATGCCTTCGCGAGTGCGCAGTTCGATCAGGTCCGCCTGATTGAAGAGCGCGGGCCGCGGGCCCACCAGACTCATATCGCCTTTCAGAATGCTCCAGATCTGCGGCAATTCATCCAGGCTACTTTTGCGCAGGAAGCTGCCGATCGGCGTCAGATACGCATTCGCGTCCGCCAGCAGATGCGTGGCGACCGCGGGCGTGCCCACTCGCATGCTTCTGAATTTTGGCATCCTGAAGATGTCGTTATTCCGCCCAACGCGGTCCGACCAGTACAGGACCGGCCCCGCCGACGTCAGCCGCACCGCCAATGCCACGATCGCAATCGGAATCAGCAGCAACACGCTGGCGCAAATCGCCACCACCAGATCAAATAGACGCTTCACTTCGATAGTCCCCCGCGGCTTGCCTCAATCCCTCGTCGACCGACAAGGGAGGATGCCAGGCCAGCAATTCTTTTGTTTTCGAAATATCCACCTGCAGCGATCCGCACAGTCGCTGTGCGATGGCCGGCTTGCCCACCGCCGACGCGCCCAACCGAAGCAACGCCGCCGGCAATGGAATCAGCCTGGCCGGCCGCCCCATGGCACGCCCCATTCGCCGCAGCAACTCGGTCGTCGACAGATCTTCGCCGTCGGACACGAGGAACGTTTGATTCGCCGCTGCCGGATGGCTGATACACGCGACAATCAACGCGACGAGGTTATCCAGCGCGACCAGGCTACGCGCATTGTGAATCGCGCCTAGCGGCAACGGGATGCCGCGCTTCAGCCAGCGCATCATGGCCTGAAAATTGGCCTTCACCCCCGGGCCGTACACCAATGGCGGCCGAATGATCGCGACCTCCATGCCGGTGCGACGCGCGATCTCGCGCAAGCCCTGCTCCGCTTCCATCTTGGAGATGCCGTATGCGTCGAGTGGCGCGGGTGTGTCGCCCGCCGAGAACGGTCGTCCAGGCACCGTTGCCTCGCCGTTCACCTTGATCGAACTGATGAAAACGAAGCGGATCACGCCAGCGGCTGCTGCCTGTTCAGCAAGGTTTAACGTGCCGGCGACGTTAATCCGTCGAAATTCAGCGAGCGGGTCCGCAGCGGCATCGTCCATGACGTGAACCCGCGCGGCGGCGTGAACGACAGCGGAAACGCCCGCCAGCGCATCGCGCCAGTTCAGTTCGGCCGACAGATCGGCGATCTGGACGCTTTGTGCGCCTTCGGGCACGACAGCATCCGGACGACGGACGCACGCGCGCACCGCAACGCCTTTGCGGGCCAGTTCGGCCACCACGGCCCGGCCGACGAATCCGGTTGCGCCAGTGACGAGAATCATTTTGCCCTCCCCGATTCGACTGGCCGGCTTGTACCGTAAGACATCGTCTTGAGCCAGCTTTCCAGCCGGCCGATCAGCGTATCCCGATCGAATTCGCGCAGGCTCAGCGCCTTGGCGTTATGTCCCATCAACGCACGCTCTTCTTCGGTCATGCGCGAGAGCGCCAACACGCAGTCGGCCAATGCCGCCTGGTCGCCCGCCGCGCAGGTTATGCCCGCGCCGCCCTGACTGACCACCTCGGCGCCTTCGCCATTGAGCATGGCCATAATCGGCACGCCGGCGACCAGATACGATTGCAGCTTGCCCGGTATCGTCATGGCGAAGATCGGCTCGTCTTTCAGACTCACCAGAAGCGCCTGCGCGTGCCTGAAAAACGCCGGCATTCGCTCGACCGGATGCCGGCCCAGCATCAACACGTTGTGCTGCAGCCCGCGGCGCTCGATCTCCTCGGTCACCCAGCTCGCCATCCGCCCGTCGCCGACGATCAGCCAGCGAATATGCCGATACTCCTTCAAGCGCTCCGCCGCACCCAGAATGGCGGGAAAGTCCTGCGCGTCGCCAATGTTCCCGGCGAACATCACATTGAAACTGTCCGGCGCATGCGGCACCTCTTCGGCGGGCGCGACGGCCACCGAATCGAACAGCGATTCGGCCCAGCTCGG contains:
- a CDS encoding Wzz/FepE/Etk N-terminal domain-containing protein is translated as MHQTPAVARRTSSDLVRQVSRSFKLIIVLGILGALAGAVLSHFMQPKWIARMTIQIGQISSPQGGGVVSRPIENQLTAADRYNLPALRLHVLGDLGLPVPDSGSRQSKVIFDTLVATPARSPDLIMLQVSAYSRNDATAALLASFKTFSAPHQKMFDPAIDDLKSQLATSTAKLAQAEQEYRQTYQSLQSTTAQGNASASDPRNVLVTNMATTLNQQVLDLRQQTIALQQAVSPLLTYPTRIVEAPYTPLRSSTPSMLLLIAIGIVLGLLVGVAWAVSPKLR
- a CDS encoding nucleoside-diphosphate sugar epimerase/dehydratase, with product MSFIKTARTPLLALPRSFKVTVVVVLDLVLALVSVWISFYLRINQVGLPQLQQGYVYLLAPLLAFPLFVRLGLYRAIFRYTGMAALASTAKAVGLYGVLFFCVLVVLKLDGVPRTLGIIQPMLFLLLVGASRAMARFWLAGSPFRGRHEEGRLLIYGAGAAGVQTASALGIARQFVLLGFIDEDAAKVGRSINGVDIMGLSDVPEAVERMGVTDILLAVPSLGRARRNAIIDKLREVPVHVRTLPGMADLASGRVTVGDFQELDVEDLLGRAPVPPDAALLARNLLGKTVLVTGAGGSIGGELCRQIIQENPRRLVLVEHNEFGLYTIHSELLRLCAEHALQVEIVPLLASVSNLRRLREICREHRPATVYHAAAYKHVPLVECNPSEGILNNVFGTLNMARAAMECGVEYFVLVSTDKAVRPTNIMGATKRMAELVLQALSASRSVSFELLDGEPGELVENRTLFAMVRFGNVLGSSGSVVPLFRRQLLEGGPLTVTHQDVTRYFMTIPEAAQLVLQAGAMAHGGEVFVLDMGESVKIMDLAKRMIQLSGLSIRDERNPGGDIEINVTGLRPGEKLYEELLIGDNPEPTAHERIMKAREDFVGWSELAVVLTRMRVAAEQNDRSCISEILQQQVQGYVSQAADAPV
- a CDS encoding NeuD/PglB/VioB family sugar acetyltransferase yields the protein MKNLLIVGAGGHGRSLAEAVLLGGVFRLAGFADDAAPDLARVWDWPVFGKTATLENYRAHADAAIVAIGNNSLREKLLDRLAELGFELPVIAHPAAVVSLRAVIGPGSAIMAGAIIGTEAQLGRGVIVNCGAAVDHHCKVEDFGHLGVHAAMAGGSILGRAAWMQAGSALGYGVKVQDGAVLAPGTALQAS
- a CDS encoding sugar transferase, whose product is MKRLFDLVVAICASVLLLIPIAIVALAVRLTSAGPVLYWSDRVGRNNDIFRMPKFRSMRVGTPAVATHLLADANAYLTPIGSFLRKSSLDELPQIWSILKGDMSLVGPRPALFNQADLIELRTREGIHTLAPGLTGWAQVNGRDELPIPQKVRLDKEYMERRSLWFDIRILWMTFAKVIRRDGITH
- a CDS encoding SDR family oxidoreductase, with the protein product MILVTGATGFVGRAVVAELARKGVAVRACVRRPDAVVPEGAQSVQIADLSAELNWRDALAGVSAVVHAAARVHVMDDAAADPLAEFRRINVAGTLNLAEQAAAAGVIRFVFISSIKVNGEATVPGRPFSAGDTPAPLDAYGISKMEAEQGLREIARRTGMEVAIIRPPLVYGPGVKANFQAMMRWLKRGIPLPLGAIHNARSLVALDNLVALIVACISHPAAANQTFLVSDGEDLSTTELLRRMGRAMGRPARLIPLPAALLRLGASAVGKPAIAQRLCGSLQVDISKTKELLAWHPPLSVDEGLRQAAGDYRSEASI
- a CDS encoding glycosyltransferase family 4 protein; this encodes MRLLVVTQYFWPENFRINDLVAELVRRGHDVTVLTGLPNYPEGAVFPQFKDNPEAFSRYEGAEVIRVPMLPRGNGGLRLMLNYFSFAASASLLGIWKLRGRHFDAVFAYEPSPITVGLPAAALRAVKRAPMAFWVLDLWPETLQAIGVVRSPAILRAVGKLVSFIYKRCDLILAQSNSFIPQIRKYAGADSRVEYFPSWAESLFDSVAVAPAEEVPHAPDSFNVMFAGNIGDAQDFPAILGAAERLKEYRHIRWLIVGDGRMASWVTEEIERRGLQHNVLMLGRHPVERMPAFFRHAQALLVSLKDEPIFAMTIPGKLQSYLVAGVPIMAMLNGEGAEVVSQGGAGITCAAGDQAALADCVLALSRMTEEERALMGHNAKALSLREFDRDTLIGRLESWLKTMSYGTSRPVESGRAK